In the genome of Streptomyces sp. P3, the window ACCCTGATGCTCTCGCTCCAGGCCTCCTACGCGGCCCCGCTGATCCTGCTCGCGCAGAACCGGCAGGACGACCGCGACCGGGTGAACCTGGAACAGGACCGCAAGCAGAACGAGCGGTCCATCGCCGACACCGAGTATCTGACCCGGGAGATCGCCGCCCTGCGGATCGGTCTCGGCGAGGTCGCCACCCGCGACTGGATCCGCTCCGAGCTCCAGGACATGGTCAAGGAGCTGGAGGAACGGCGGGACGGGCGCCACGAACATGCCGTATTCCCGGCAGAACGGTCGCGGGGACGTGACGTAGACGACCGGTGACGGGCTTACCGGGGCCACCGCGGCGCGCCGTACCATCGTGCTTATGGCTAGCGAAGACGCGGTGCGCGAGGCACTGGCGACGGTGAACGACCCCGAGATCAACCGGCCCATCACCGAGCTCGGGATGGTGAAGTCGGTGGAGATCGGTGCGGACGGGGCGGTCGCGGTCGCCGTGTACCTGACGGTCTCCGGGTGCCCGATGCGCGAGACCATCACGCAACGCGTCACGGACGCGGTCTCCGCCGTGGAGGGCGTCACCCGCGTCGACGTCGTCCTGGACGTGATGAGCGACGAGCAGCGCAAGGAGCTGGCGAACGCCCTGCGCGGCGGCCAGACCGAGCGCGAGGTCCCGTTCGCCAAGCCGGGCTCGCTGACCCGCGTGTACGCGGTGGCGTCGGGCAAGGGCGGCGTCGGCAAGTCGTCGGTGACGGTGAACCTGGCGGCGGCGATGGCGGCCGACGGCCTGAAGGTGGGCGTGGTCGACGCCGACATCTACGGCCACAGCGTGCCGCGCATGCTGGGCGCGGACGGGCGTCCCACCCAGGTCGAGAACATGATCATGCCGCCGTCCGCGAACGGCGTGAAGGTCATCTCCATCGGCATGTTCACCCCGGGCAACGCCCCGGTCGTCTGGCGCGGCCCCATGCTGCACCGCGCGCTCCAGCAGTTCCTGGCGGACGTCTACTGGGGCGACCTGGACGTGCTGCTGCTCGACCTCCCGCCGGGCACCGGCGACATCGCGATCTCGGTGGCCCAGCTGGTCCCGAACGCCGAGATCCTGGTCGTGACGACCCCGCAGCAGGCGGCGGCCGAGGTCGCCGAGCGGGCGGGCTCCATCGCGGTCCAGACCCACCAGAAGATCGTCGGCGTGGTCGAGAACATGTCCGG includes:
- a CDS encoding DUF1003 domain-containing protein, which translates into the protein MTPERESGGRAERAPVGATASSRHRARLDQPRPPRHRILPEWDPEAFGRLSERIARFLGTGRFIVWMTIVIIVWVLWNIFAPRDLRFDNYPFIFLTLMLSLQASYAAPLILLAQNRQDDRDRVNLEQDRKQNERSIADTEYLTREIAALRIGLGEVATRDWIRSELQDMVKELEERRDGRHEHAVFPAERSRGRDVDDR
- a CDS encoding Mrp/NBP35 family ATP-binding protein; translated protein: MASEDAVREALATVNDPEINRPITELGMVKSVEIGADGAVAVAVYLTVSGCPMRETITQRVTDAVSAVEGVTRVDVVLDVMSDEQRKELANALRGGQTEREVPFAKPGSLTRVYAVASGKGGVGKSSVTVNLAAAMAADGLKVGVVDADIYGHSVPRMLGADGRPTQVENMIMPPSANGVKVISIGMFTPGNAPVVWRGPMLHRALQQFLADVYWGDLDVLLLDLPPGTGDIAISVAQLVPNAEILVVTTPQQAAAEVAERAGSIAVQTHQKIVGVVENMSGLPCPHCGEMVDVFGTGGGQSVAEGLTRTTGANVPVLGSIPIDVRLREGGDEGKPVVLTDPESPAGSALRAIAGKLGGRQRGLSGLSLGITPRNKF